The following are encoded in a window of Sphaerisporangium siamense genomic DNA:
- a CDS encoding cytochrome P450, translating to MRLNSGREALLVARYQDVKLVLSDARFSRAAFAGTPLFARTAESLPLITTDAPEHSRRRGAVAHAFTARQVKRLRPMVEELVAEQIAAVAAGPRPADLVGGFTVPFTMRVMCRILGVPETEMSRFKPWVDPMMSIGRFPAEAVAAGHREMHDYFTDLVDGIQAALDEGRAVPGLIAEMLSPRKEERRLSRTEVITLSAGLFVAGYETTSNEMAAAVYELLRHPELLRRLRERPGDIEPVIEEVLRFLCGNGSGGVPHVATADVALSGGVVVPTGEVVVPIPDAANHDPDVFDEPRRLLPDRPDNPHVAFGFGPHYCLGAELARLEMRSGVSALFTAFPAMRLAVPEEDLSWRTDMFVRGLWELPVTW from the coding sequence GTGCGGTTGAACAGCGGGCGGGAGGCGCTGCTGGTCGCGCGGTATCAAGACGTCAAGCTCGTGCTGTCGGACGCCCGGTTCAGCCGGGCCGCGTTCGCGGGTACGCCGTTGTTCGCCAGGACGGCCGAGTCGCTCCCGCTGATCACGACCGACGCCCCCGAGCACAGCCGCCGCCGGGGCGCCGTCGCGCACGCCTTCACCGCGCGGCAGGTGAAACGCCTGCGCCCCATGGTCGAGGAACTGGTCGCGGAGCAGATCGCCGCGGTCGCGGCCGGGCCGCGCCCCGCCGACCTGGTCGGGGGGTTCACGGTGCCGTTCACCATGCGGGTGATGTGCCGCATCCTCGGCGTTCCGGAGACCGAGATGTCCAGGTTCAAGCCGTGGGTGGACCCGATGATGTCCATCGGCCGCTTCCCCGCCGAGGCGGTGGCCGCCGGCCACCGCGAGATGCACGACTACTTCACCGACCTCGTGGACGGCATACAGGCGGCACTCGACGAGGGACGGGCCGTTCCCGGGCTCATCGCCGAGATGCTGTCACCTCGCAAGGAGGAGCGCCGCCTCAGCCGCACCGAGGTGATCACCCTGTCGGCGGGGCTGTTCGTGGCGGGGTACGAGACCACCAGCAACGAGATGGCCGCGGCGGTGTACGAGCTGCTGCGCCACCCGGAGCTGCTGCGCCGCCTGCGCGAGCGTCCCGGCGACATCGAGCCGGTGATCGAGGAGGTCCTGCGGTTCCTGTGCGGCAACGGCTCCGGCGGCGTGCCGCACGTGGCGACCGCCGACGTGGCGCTGTCCGGCGGGGTCGTCGTGCCGACGGGCGAGGTGGTGGTGCCGATCCCCGACGCCGCCAACCACGACCCGGACGTGTTCGACGAGCCGCGCCGCCTGCTGCCGGACCGCCCGGACAATCCGCACGTGGCGTTCGGCTTCGGCCCGCACTACTGCCTGGGGGCCGAGCTGGCGCGGCTGGAGATGCGATCAGGCGTGTCGGCGCTGTTCACGGCGTTTCCGGCGATGCGACTTGCCGTACCGGAGGAGGATCTCTCCTGGCGCACGGACATGTTCGTCCGCGGCCTGTGGGAGCTACCGGTCACGTGGTGA
- a CDS encoding nitroreductase family protein, translating to MLTDWLDNAGSPTDEPTFYGLTPDGLLTTTRSVRRRLDLSRPVPRELIEECLRIAQQAPCGSGRNTGHWIVITDPEVRASIGALYRTAFEHNLTASASARKPPPPQDQAAPPATAPTAQDQAAPTTRPGDLSPPRGTSAETTEHEQKRGLEGSRKRSLDSAAYLARHLGEVPVLVLACLQTGDDLPDGNQAGLWGSLLPSVWSYMLAARARGLGTTWTTVHLRHERAIADLLGIPPGVHQAALIPTAYHLGETFRPALRPPLLPTVHHDRW from the coding sequence ATGCTCACGGACTGGCTGGACAACGCCGGATCCCCCACGGACGAGCCGACTTTCTATGGGCTCACCCCGGACGGACTGCTCACCACGACACGCTCGGTACGCAGGCGTCTCGACCTGAGCCGGCCGGTGCCGCGCGAGCTGATCGAAGAGTGCTTACGCATCGCGCAGCAGGCTCCCTGCGGCTCGGGCCGCAACACCGGCCACTGGATCGTCATCACCGACCCGGAGGTCCGCGCGTCCATCGGCGCCCTGTACCGCACGGCGTTCGAGCACAACCTGACCGCCTCGGCCTCCGCGCGAAAGCCCCCGCCCCCGCAGGATCAGGCCGCGCCACCCGCGACGGCCCCGACCGCGCAGGATCAGGCCGCCCCGACGACCCGCCCTGGGGACCTCTCCCCGCCGCGCGGGACGTCCGCCGAGACCACAGAGCACGAGCAGAAGCGCGGGCTGGAGGGCAGCAGGAAGCGGTCTCTGGACAGCGCCGCGTACCTCGCGCGGCATCTCGGCGAGGTGCCGGTGCTGGTGCTGGCCTGCCTGCAGACCGGCGACGACCTGCCGGACGGCAACCAGGCCGGGTTGTGGGGCTCCCTGCTGCCCTCGGTGTGGAGTTACATGCTGGCCGCGCGGGCGCGCGGGCTCGGCACCACGTGGACGACCGTCCACCTGCGGCACGAGCGGGCGATCGCCGACCTGCTCGGCATCCCGCCGGGTGTCCACCAGGCGGCTCTGATCCCGACCGCCTACCACCTCGGCGAGACCTTCCGCCCCGCGCTCCGCCCGCCCCTCCTCCCGACCGTCCACCACGACCGTTGGTGA